ACTCACCTCTCTCGAACTCAAGACCAGGAGTTTTGGAGGCAGTTCCAGGGTTGAGCCCTGGGATTTCACCCCCAACTTTCTGATCCGCCTACGCGCGCTTTACGCCCAGTAATTCCGAACAACGCTAACCCCCTCCGTATTACCGCGGCTGCTGGCACGGAGTTAGCCGGGGTTTCTTTACCAGGTACTGTCATTATCATCCCTGGCGAAAGAGCTTTACAACCCTAAGGCCTTCATCGCTCACGCGGCATGGCTCGGTCAGGCTTGCGCCCATTGCCGAAGATTCCCCACTGCTGCCTCCCGTAGGAGTCTGGGCCGTGTCTCAGTCCCAGTGTTGCTGATCATCCTCTCAAACCAGCTATGGATCGTAGGCTTGGTAGGCCATTACCCCACCAACTACCTAATCCAACGCGGGCTAATCCAAAGGCGATAAATCTTTCCCCCGAAGGGCACATACGGTATTACTCTCCGTTTCCAGAGGCTATTCCGTACCTTTGGGCATATTCCCACGCGTTACTAACCCGTCCGCCGCTAGACCCGAAGGTCTCGCTCGACTTGCATGTGTTAGGCCTGCCGCCAGCGTTCGTTCTGAGCCAGGATCAAACTCTCAAGTTGAAAAGCACTTGCATGCTTGTCCTTGACGTTCGAACCTCTGCACATCGTCCCCCGTCTGTGAAAACGGGGCACATTCTCTGTTCATCGTGCTTCAGTTTCCAAAAGAAACCGAAACCCTCCAAACAGTGAAGCTGACACTCACATCATCGGACAAAAGCCCTAGTGAGCCGATATGCTGAAAGTTTGTTCATCGTATGAACCAAACCGCCCGCATATCTCTTCAGATATCATCAATGTCAAACAGCGTGGAGACAAAAATCACCGAGACGCGCCTAGTATCACTTGGCGCAACCCGCGTCAACTCATCTCCGATAATGCAACCTCGTCTGCAAAACCAAACGCTACCGCGTCAAGCCCGCCCCGTCTGGCGACCCGCAGCGCCTCAGCGCCGCCGGTGAAGGGGTATCTAGAGCTTACAAAAAAAAGACGCAAGACAATTCTCAAAGAAAATATAAGATTTCTTCGAAAAAGACAGAATAATGCCTATTAACAGTAGGTTAAGCCAAAATATACGTGGCGGCAACGATCGACAAAAGTCTGCTTCATCCGCGCAGCGCAGCCGAACAAGAGACACATCAGGCGAATCTCGACACGCAAAGACTGAAATCTACGCGGAAACTGCCGAATCCAAGCAGTGATCGGCTAACGAACGGGCTTCTTGAGCGCTGCGACCGACACAGGCGGACGCATTTGTATAGGCCCGTGGACCTTAAGCCATTGCCATGAGCGCATATACGATCTGAGCAGTGGTGAAGTCCGAGACCATACTGTCGCCATTTGGTGCAAGCTCTACAACATCGCAGCCGATCATCCGCCGCCCCTGCAACGCGGTTTCCACGATCTTCAATGCCTGCCAATATCCCAAGCCACCTGGCACCGGGGTACCTGTCGCGGGCAGAATGGACGGATCCAGACCATCGACGTCGAAGCTGACATAAACCAGCTCTGGAAATTCGTCCGGCAGCTTTACCGAAAGCGTGTTTGCTGTCACCAGTTCTTCAGCGTCGATATAGTGCACGCCCAAACGACCGCGCGCATCCAGCTCTTCTTGGCTGAAGGCACGCACCCCGTATTGTGCAATATGAACGCCATCTTCCTCCGCAAGAAGCCGCATGACCGAAGCGTGCGAATGGCGTTCACCCTGATAGGCAAACCGCATATCCGCATGCGCATCGATCTGCACGATCCCGACCGGCGCACCGGCGGCAGCGGCCACGCCACGAAACGCCCCGTAAGTCAGGGAATGCTCGCCGCCCAACGTAACCGGAATACGCCCTTCAGCAACCGCAGCACCTGTGCGGTTCGCAATCCGGCCCATCACCTCTGGCAAAGGCCCGAAACAATCGACGGCATCTTCCGTGGAAATCCCCTGCGCGCAGGGTTCGGCGCCGCGGAACAGTCTTTCCAGTTCGACGCTGGCTTCAAGGATAGCCTCGGGGCCCGCGCCAGTTCCGGCACCATAGGACACGGTCCTTTCCAGCGGCACGGGAATCACGCGGAAGCGGGCCTTCGTCACGTCCAACTCATCTGCACTCAGTTCGCCATCCAGAAAGTCGCGCATCATTGCCTCATGACAGTCGGTTCAGAAAATCGTCGTAGCCAAACTCGCGGATCACATTCAAATCGTCGGTCCGCGAGTCCCACACCGCCAGCGCGGGCAGCGGAACGCCATTGAAGGTGTTCGTCTTGACCATCGAGTAATGCGCCTGATCCAAAAAGGCGATCCGGTCACCGACCTCCAGATTCTGCGCGGGAATGTAGTCGCCAATGACATCACCCGCCAGACAGGACGGCCCGCCGAACCGCACCGCTTGCCCCGATTCCTGTTCGCCGATCATGTCGGGGCGATACGGCGCCTCGATTACATCGGGCATGTGGCAGGTCGCGGAAATGTCGGTGATCGCCAGTGGCATGCCGTTCTCGGTCAGGTCCAGCACTTCGCCAACAAGAATGCCTGTCTGAAGCGCCACGGCCTCGCCGGGTTCCAGATAGACCTCGACGTCGTAGGTTTCGCGAATATACCGAATGAGCTGGACCAGCCCCTCACGATCGTAATCCGCGCGCGTGATGTGATGCCCGCCCCCGAGGTTCAGCCATTTCATCCGATTCAGCCACGGTGCGATTTTTGGCTCTACCGCATCCCAGGTTCGCTTCAGTGGCTCAAAGGTCTGTTCGCACAAGGTGTGCATGTGCAACCCTTCGACACCTTCAAAATCGGCCTCCGTCAGCAGCGACACCGGTGTGCCCAGCCGCGAACATGGCGCGGCGGGGTCATATTTCTCGTTCCAGCCTTCGGAATGCTCGGGATTGATCCGCAACCCGACACCACACTCCAGGCCGTCCATCCGCGCGGCGTCTATGATCTCGCGGAACCGCGCAATCTGGCCGGGGCTGTTGAAAATCACGTGATCCGACAGCTGAAGAACCTCTATCAGCTCATCGCCCTTGAACCCGGCATTGAAAGTCGCCACCTTCCCGCCGAACTTTTCACGTCCCAGCCGTGCCTCATGGATGCCGGACGCGGCGGTGCCGGACAGATAGCGCATGACCAGCGGGGCCAGCGCGAACATGGAGAACGCTTTGAGCGCCAGAAAGACGTGCACGCCTGATCGGTCGGCCACATCTTTCAGGATGATCAGGTTCCGCTCAATTTGTGCTGCATCCACGACAAAACATGGACTCGGCACCCGATTAAGATCGAAATCCGAGAAGATGCGCCGCGAGTCCGCCGCGATATCCAACCGCTGATCCATGCTTTGCCCTTTCCACGTGCGCGCGCACGCCCGCAGGTGACGGGGTCGTTCTCCGCCGCCTGCGGCATGCCCTTAAAATGATACCGGCGCGTCCAGTTCCTCGACCTGCCACGGCAGGCCTTGGGTGTTCAGCATCTCCATGAAAGCATCTGGGTCGAGTTGCTCCATGTTCCACACGCCCGGCTCGGTCCAGTTGCCCTTCAGCACCATTGCCGCACCAATCATCGCGGGCACGCCCGTCGTATAAGCGACCGCCTGGCTGCCGACTTCGGCATAGCACTCTTCATGATCGCATATGTTATAGATGTAGAAGGTCTTTTCTTCCCCGTCCTTCGCGCCCGTCACGACATCACCGATACAGGTCTTGCCCTTGGTCTTCGCACCCAGCTCTCCCGGGTCGGGCAGAACCGTCTTCAGGAACTGAAGCGGTATGATCTCCTTGCCGTCATGGACCACCGGTTCAATAGACGTCATGCCGATATTCTGCAGAACGGTGACATGGTTGATGTAGGCATCCCCGAAGGTCATCCAGAACCGCGCGCGCTCTACCTCCGGGAAATGGGTTTTCAGGCTTTCCAGTTCCTCGTGATACATTAGGTACATGTTCTTCTCACCCACGCCGGGGAAGTCGAACGCCACCTTGTGGCTCATAGCCGGGGTTTCGACCCAGTCGCCGTTTTCCCAGTGCCGCGCAGGGGCCGTTACTTCGCGGATGTTGATCTCCGGGTTGAAGTTGGTCGCAAACGGCATGCCATTGTCGCCGCCATTGCAATCGAGCACGTCGATCTGGCGGATGCTGTCCAGCTTGTGTTTCATGATCCACGTGGCGAAAACGCTCGTCACGCCCGGATCGAAGCCGGACCCGAGGATCGCGGTCAAACCCTTTTCCTTGAAGCGATCCTGATAGGCCCATTGCCAATGGTATTCGAACTTGGCTTCGTCCTCGGGTTCATAATTGGCCGTGTCCAGATAGTTTACACCTGCCTCAAGGCAGGCATCCATCAGTTTCAAATCCTGATAGGGCAGCGCCAGATTGACGACCAGCTCGGCTTCCGTCGTGTTGATCAGTGCAACCGTCGCGCCCACATCCATCGCGTCCAGCGCATAGGTCTGGACCTCGACACCTGTGCGCTTCTTAACCTCTGCGGCGATATCGTCGCATTTCGACTTCGTGCGGCTCGCCAAGTGGATTTCCGAAAAGATTTCCGGGTTCATTGCCATCTTGTGTACAGCTACCGAGCTTACTCCGCCTGCGCCGACTACCAGAACCTTACCCATCGCTATTCGCCCTCCTTGGTCGATTGCGTCATTCAAAATAAGTGTAGCCGGCCAGACTGTCTTTGTAGGCCGACATCAGGATCTTGCGCTCATCCAGGTTCACCTCACCCCGCCGCACGGCACGTTCCACCGTTTTGCGGAAGGCAACCATGATATCCTGCGGGTCATATTCGACGTAGGATAGTACCTCAGCGATGCTGTCACCTTCGGTTTCATGCTCGATCTGGTAGCCCCCGTCATCGGTCAAAGAGACCGTGACAACATTCGCATCACCGAACAGGTTGTGCAGATCGCCGAGCGTCTCCTGATAGGCCCCGACGAAGAACACGCCGATCAGGTAATTCTCATCATCTTTCAGATCGTGGACGGGCAGCGAGTTTTCTACCCCGTCTTCCAGCACGAAATGCTTGATCTTTCCGTCGCTGTCGCAGGTGATGTCGGTCAGGATCGCCCGACGGGTAGGTTCTTCATCCATCCTTTGCAGCGGCATAACCGGATGAATCTGGTCTATAGCCCACACATCCGGCAGCGACTGGAACAACGAGAAATTGCAGTGGTAGTAATCCACGAAGCTGCCCAACTGCTCTTCCAACTCACCGATGATACCGTTGCTGCGGGCCACTTTCGCGATCAGTGACAGCACATGCCAAAAGGCACGCTCCGCCCGCCCCATCTGACGCAGATCCAACTGCCCACGCCGGAACAGCGCCCGCATCTCGTCACGATAAAATACAGCGTCATTAAAGCATTCCTGCAGCCGCTCAGGCTTGAGATACCCCTCCACGGCCAGCAGATCGGTCAGCATGTGATGATCGTTTTCACGTGGCGTGGGCTTCTGCACCACATCGTAAAGCGTTGCGTCCAGCACGTCGAAGACGAGCATCGACGACAGGGCAACCACGAAACGGCCCGATTCCGTCACGATGATCGGATGCTCGATCCCAGCTTCATCCATGGCGTAGCCAACGGCCTCGATGATGTTCGAACAGTATTCATCGACCGTATAATTGACCGAATTCTCGTTCGACCGCTTTTCGCCGGTATAGTCGATCCCCAGCCCGCCACCGAAATCCAGATGCCCCAGCGGCGCACCAAGGGATTTCAGCTCGGTGTAGAACCGGCATGCCTCCGTGACCGTCCGCCGGATGTCGATGATGTTGGGCACCTGCGACCCCAGATGGTTGTGCTGCAGGATCAGGCATCCCAGAAATCCGGTTTCTTCCAGACGATCCACAAGCTGAACCACCTGATCCGTGCCCAGCCCGAAGGTCGACCGATCGCCGGAACTCGCTTCCCCACTTGCCCGACACGGTCTGCGTCAGCTTGATCCGCACACCCAGAAGCGGCTTGGTACCGATCTCCTCGGAAACACGACGGATGATCTCGAACTCCTTCAGGCTTTCGATCACGATTACCGTCTTGAAGCCCAGCTTGCGCGACAGGATGGCCAGCCGGATGAATTCGTCATCCTTCACGCCGTTGCAAATGATCATGCTTTCGTCTGTCAAGGGCTGCGCCAGCGCCACGATAAGTTCGGGCTTGGACCCGGCCTCCAGACCATAATGGAACTCGCGACCCATCTCGACCAGTCGATGCACGACTTCGGCCTGCTGGTTCACCTTGATCGGGAAAACGCCGCGATACTCACCCTTGTAGCCGAACTGGTCGATAGCTTTGGCGAAAGCGGTGTGCAGGCGCCGCAACCCATGTTCCAGAAAAGACTGCACCCGCAACACGATGGGTGTGCGTATACCTCGCGCGTTGAGATCGGCCATAATGGCTGGCAGGCTGACGGAGGGCTTCTCGGGGTGGATCGGATCGGTCAAAGCGACATCACCATTATCCTGAACGGTTACAAGCCCGTGCCCCCAATTTTCGATCCCGTATCGAGAAGCGTACATGCGCGTCCTCCTGCTCTCCCGCGACGTTGCGGTCATCGGTGAATTTCCTGCGCCGCCTTTACCCTGACCGCGGCCACCGTCAAGCGCAACCTTTGCATTCTGCGGCTTACAGCCCAACTGCGTCACCGCGATGACGTTCCAACGGGATCACGGCGCGAGCGACACATCCGTGAAAACAGGATAGTGATCGGACGGCCAGATGCCTTCGAACTTGCGACGCAGCACGGTCGGATCGGCGGCAGGCAGAAGGTTCTCGCTAACCGCGATGTGATCGATAGCGCCGAACAGATTGATACCCCGGTCGAAATGATAGGTCGCGCCATCGACAGGCAGAAACACCAGCCCCGCTGCTTCAAGTATCTTCACAGTCTGCGCAAAGCCCAACGCGTTCATATCACCCGCGAGCACCACCCGCTCGCCCGTCTCTACCAGCGGCGCGATGCGCCCGGCGACCAGTTCAGCCGATTTCAGGCGGTTGGAACCGCTCTTGTGCTCGAAATGCACATTGAACACAGTCAGCGACGCAGAGCCATCATGTGGTGACAGCCGCACCCACGACGCGAACGCCGGATACGACCCATCGAAGGTACGAGAATAGATCACGTCCGGTGTGTCAGAGAAGAAGAACCACCCCTGATCAGCCACGCGGAACATATCGCGCCGGTAAAAGATCGGCTGTGTTGACGGAAAGTCGCGCCAATCGCCCACTGCTGCCGCCGCCAGACGAGGATTTTGATCCAGAAGATAAGCCCGAGCCAGATTGTTGGTATCGGCGTTGCCCCCTGCGAAGCTTTCCATCTCCTGAAACGCGATGACATCTGCGTCTATGAGTTGCAGCGCTTCGTTCATCGGGCCTTTGCGACTCTCCCAATCCTCCGCTGACCACGGCCCTGTTTGTCGGTTAACCAAGATGTAGTGGACATTGTATGTCGCGACACGCACCCTGCCATCCGGCTTTGCCGGAACGGCTGCATCGCCCGAGTTAGACACATGCAGCCCGCAAGCCAGCAGAACCAGCCCCATCATCACAAATAGTGGAATTCTGATCAGAAGCTTCATCTCTAAGCAGCCATTCAGGCGCTGATACTCCAGTAGCGGAACCGTTCCTGCCCTGTGACCTCCCGCACCAGACCGCGTTTTTCGAACAGCAGCATGTTACGCTGAACGGCGGCG
This genomic window from Qingshengfaniella alkalisoli contains:
- the speB gene encoding agmatinase yields the protein MRDFLDGELSADELDVTKARFRVIPVPLERTVSYGAGTGAGPEAILEASVELERLFRGAEPCAQGISTEDAVDCFGPLPEVMGRIANRTGAAVAEGRIPVTLGGEHSLTYGAFRGVAAAAGAPVGIVQIDAHADMRFAYQGERHSHASVMRLLAEEDGVHIAQYGVRAFSQEELDARGRLGVHYIDAEELVTANTLSVKLPDEFPELVYVSFDVDGLDPSILPATGTPVPGGLGYWQALKIVETALQGRRMIGCDVVELAPNGDSMVSDFTTAQIVYALMAMA
- a CDS encoding carboxynorspermidine decarboxylase; protein product: MDQRLDIAADSRRIFSDFDLNRVPSPCFVVDAAQIERNLIILKDVADRSGVHVFLALKAFSMFALAPLVMRYLSGTAASGIHEARLGREKFGGKVATFNAGFKGDELIEVLQLSDHVIFNSPGQIARFREIIDAARMDGLECGVGLRINPEHSEGWNEKYDPAAPCSRLGTPVSLLTEADFEGVEGLHMHTLCEQTFEPLKRTWDAVEPKIAPWLNRMKWLNLGGGHHITRADYDREGLVQLIRYIRETYDVEVYLEPGEAVALQTGILVGEVLDLTENGMPLAITDISATCHMPDVIEAPYRPDMIGEQESGQAVRFGGPSCLAGDVIGDYIPAQNLEVGDRIAFLDQAHYSMVKTNTFNGVPLPALAVWDSRTDDLNVIREFGYDDFLNRLS
- a CDS encoding saccharopine dehydrogenase family protein is translated as MGKVLVVGAGGVSSVAVHKMAMNPEIFSEIHLASRTKSKCDDIAAEVKKRTGVEVQTYALDAMDVGATVALINTTEAELVVNLALPYQDLKLMDACLEAGVNYLDTANYEPEDEAKFEYHWQWAYQDRFKEKGLTAILGSGFDPGVTSVFATWIMKHKLDSIRQIDVLDCNGGDNGMPFATNFNPEINIREVTAPARHWENGDWVETPAMSHKVAFDFPGVGEKNMYLMYHEELESLKTHFPEVERARFWMTFGDAYINHVTVLQNIGMTSIEPVVHDGKEIIPLQFLKTVLPDPGELGAKTKGKTCIGDVVTGAKDGEEKTFYIYNICDHEECYAEVGSQAVAYTTGVPAMIGAAMVLKGNWTEPGVWNMEQLDPDAFMEMLNTQGLPWQVEELDAPVSF
- the speA gene encoding biosynthetic arginine decarboxylase; amino-acid sequence: MVQLVDRLEETGFLGCLILQHNHLGSQVPNIIDIRRTVTEACRFYTELKSLGAPLGHLDFGGGLGIDYTGEKRSNENSVNYTVDEYCSNIIEAVGYAMDEAGIEHPIIVTESGRFVVALSSMLVFDVLDATLYDVVQKPTPRENDHHMLTDLLAVEGYLKPERLQECFNDAVFYRDEMRALFRRGQLDLRQMGRAERAFWHVLSLIAKVARSNGIIGELEEQLGSFVDYYHCNFSLFQSLPDVWAIDQIHPVMPLQRMDEEPTRRAILTDITCDSDGKIKHFVLEDGVENSLPVHDLKDDENYLIGVFFVGAYQETLGDLHNLFGDANVVTVSLTDDGGYQIEHETEGDSIAEVLSYVEYDPQDIMVAFRKTVERAVRRGEVNLDERKILMSAYKDSLAGYTYFE
- a CDS encoding endonuclease/exonuclease/phosphatase family protein, giving the protein MKLLIRIPLFVMMGLVLLACGLHVSNSGDAAVPAKPDGRVRVATYNVHYILVNRQTGPWSAEDWESRKGPMNEALQLIDADVIAFQEMESFAGGNADTNNLARAYLLDQNPRLAAAAVGDWRDFPSTQPIFYRRDMFRVADQGWFFFSDTPDVIYSRTFDGSYPAFASWVRLSPHDGSASLTVFNVHFEHKSGSNRLKSAELVAGRIAPLVETGERVVLAGDMNALGFAQTVKILEAAGLVFLPVDGATYHFDRGINLFGAIDHIAVSENLLPAADPTVLRRKFEGIWPSDHYPVFTDVSLAP